The following DNA comes from Pseudobythopirellula maris.
CCGGCCGTGCTCCACGAGCGGGAAAGCCACGTTGTCGGCCACCGTGAGGCTGTCGAACAGCGCGGCGTTCTGGAACACGTAGCCCACCCGCGTGCGGAGCTGGCTGAGCTCCTTCTCGCCCATCTTGTCGAGCCGCTTGCCGCCGAACACCACCCGCCCCTCGGTCGGCGCGATCAGTCCGATCAGTGTCTTCATCAGCACCGTCTTGCCGCAACCGCTCTCGCCGATGATGACCAAAGTCTCGCCGCGTTCGACGTGCAGCGACACGTCTTCCAAGACGGTCTGATCGCCGAACCGCACGGTCACGCCGCGGGCCTCGACGAGCGACTCGCCCGCCTCGGCGGGTTTCTTTTCCTGCGCTCCGGCCATCAGTTGATCTCGTCGGGCCAGAGGAAGAAGTAAACGTTGTCGAGGAACACGCTCAGCAGCAAGTCGAGCGCCAGGATCACGACGAACGACGTGACAAACGCGCTGGTCGAAGCGCGTCCCACCCCCTCGGCCCCCGGCGCGCAATTGAACCCGCGGTAGCAGCTGATGATCGCGATGGCGGCGCCGAAGAACACGCTCTTGAAGACGCCGTAGAACAGGTCCCAGGGGCTCGTGCCGTCTTGCGAGTTGTGGAAGTAGAAGTACGGGTCGACCTGGAACACGTAGATGCAATAGAACGCCCCGCCCACCACGCCCATGAACATCGCCATGATCGTGAGCGAGGGGATCATCAGCAGGCACGCCAGGAACCGCGGCGCCACGAGGTGGCGGATCGGGTTGGCGCCCATGCTCGAGAGGGCGTCGATCTGCTCGGTCACACGCATCGTGCCGAGCTCCGCGGCGATCGAGCTGCCCACGCGGCCTGCGAGCATCGTCGCCGCCAGCACGGGGCCCAGCTCGCGGAACATCGACAGGTTGATCATCACCCCCAGCCGCGTCTCCATGCCGAAACGCGAGAACTGGAAGTACGCCTGCACCGCCAGCACCATGCCGATGAACGTGCCGGTGAGCGCCACCACCGGCAGGCTCCGCACACCGACCTGGTAGAAGCTGTCGACGATCAGGGCGCGGCTCGGCAGCCGGGTGAGCAGCCACGAGACCGTCCTCCCGGCGAAGATCGTGATGTCGCCCACGCCCTCGATCCACAGGATCAGCAGCGCCCCGAGATCGACGATCGCGTCGGCGGCGGCCGACAGCAACCCGCCGCGGCGCGTCGGTTGATTCGCATCCATGCTGGCGCCGGTGTGGGAGGGGCTAGGGTCGCGTGTGCAAGCGTCGGCCGCCGCGCCACGCGCGCACCGGCCCTACTCTGTCGACTAGATCGACTTTACCGGTCGCGTGGGTTGAGGAGAATCTGGGCCGAGATCGCCCTCGGGGGCAGGGGCCGCAGCAAGGGGCATCGGGGCGAAGGGGCGGGCCGACCCGAGCACGTGATCGCACGTATTTCGGTGGAATAAATACGCCGAATCGTGCGATCCCCTACCCAGCGCGTCGCGACGGCGCCCCTGGCGCTGCGTTTTCTGGCGGACGCTTGTGCGGCCGGCTAAGTTGGGGCTTTCTTTACCGCCATTTTTTTGTCCGCCGGAGTCGATCGATGCTACGCGCCCCGAGCGGATTCTCTCGCACCGACCTCCTCGGCGCCGTGCTGGCCGCGCTGCTGCTCGGCTCGCTCTTGCTGCCCGCGCTGGCCGCCACCAGCGGCAACGCGGACCGCACCTTCTGCCTCCAGCAGATGAGGACGCTGGGGCTCGCGATGTTCAGGCACCACGACGCTTTTTTGGCGCTCCCGCTCGCCTCCAGCCAGCCGTTCGACCACGCGCCCGGCTCCGCCGACCCCAAGCGGGGTGCGGGCTACAGCTGGCTCGCCAAGATGATGCCGTTCATCGAGGAGAACGTGTTCTACGACCGGCTGTCGAGGGCGAGCGACCGGTTCCAGAAGGCGCCGTTCGACGCGGACCTCTTGCTAACGCCCCCTTACGATGAGACGCGTCCTTACGAAGTCGAGTTCTCCCGCCTAGTCTGCCCGGCGTACGGCGGTGAGTCGCGCGTCGCGGGCGAGCACGACTACGCCGGCCTCGCGGGGCTCCCCCCGGCCGTCTCCAGCTACCACGCCTTCGCCGGGAGCCACCTCTACCGGACGGAGGACGGCGTGCTGCTGGACGACCCCGAACAAGAGCTCGTGGGCGGGGCTCATTCGGGCAACGGGTTGATCGCCTTCCCCGGTCTCGTGGGCGGCCGCGTGAACAAACGGGGTCGGAGCTACGCCGCGGTCACGGACGGCAGACGCCACACGCTGGTGTTTGCCGAAACGATCGAGCCGGCCTACTCCGCCTTGATCGACGGGCAAGCCGCTTGGATGGTGGCGTCGTGGCCCGCCGCCGAGCCGCCCACCCTCCAGCCCCGCGAGGGGGGAGAGAAACAACTGACCTGGGCCGACCCGGGGGCGGGCGCCCGGCTCACCTCGCTCCGCGACCGGTCGTTCGACGCGGCCGCCGACCCCTACCTCAAGGCGTCGTACTGGAAGGGCGCTCACGACCGTCGCTGGGGACCCAGCAGCAACCACCCCGGCGTGGTCGGGCACGCCTTCGCCGACGGCAGCGTCCGCACGGTCTCGACCGACGTCGACCCCAACCTGTACGTCCGCCTGGTCACGCCGTCGGGCAGCGACGACGGCAGGCAGGGAGACCTCGGCCTCCCCTCCGCCGACCGCCCACGCTCTGCGCGGCCGATCCCCGCCGTCCAGCTATCCAAGCTCCCCTGGTCTCCGATCGAGTGGTCGCCGCTGTACATCGGCGACCTCGAGCTCCGCTTCCCACAAGACTTGTCGCTCGAGCGGTTCCGGCCCGACAAACTGGACCGCAACATCGCTCACTACGGCGGCGATTCCCGCGTCTTCTCCCGTGTGGACTACCTGCGCAACGAGTCGGCGTTCCTGTTGGTCGTCGCAGAAAAGTACGCCGAGATGGCGAGCAGCGCAATTTACGGCCAGCTGAGCAAGGCGCTCCAGAGCCCCGGCGAGAAGGCGCTCGACAGCTCGCCCAAGAGGGTCTTGTGGAGCAAGGAGGCCGAGTGGGACGGCGGCTCGGCGCGGTTCGAGTTCGAGCTGGTCGACGCGGACGGCGCCACGCCGCCACGCCTGCTGATCCGGCTGGTCGCCGACGCGGTGCCCGCCGGCGGAGGCGGCCCGCGTGCCAAGCTCACACCGGAGGGAACGACCTACTTCGCAGTCGACGCCGCCCCGCGCAGCGTGGTCCCGAGAGCCATAAGGGGGTACCGAATCACACCGTTCGGCGAGCACGAGTTCGTTTGCACTCCCGGCGACGATGGCAGCCTCGCCGTCGCGGTGCTCGCCCCGCCGGGATCGCTCCATGCCGATTGGCGGCTCGTCGTCCGCGCGCCCGCGGGCACCAAGCTCACCAAAGGCTCCTACAAAGACGCGGTCGGCTACGGGACCCCCGCGGCGCAGTCGCACGACGGCCGGTCGAGCATGAGGTTCTCCGCCGACATGCGGGTCGTCGAGGAGAGCACCGGCTGGTTCGACGTCCACGAGATCGCCTACTCGCCCGACGGGCGGGGGGTCGAGCGGTTGTCGCTCGACTTCGTGTCGATTGAGCCCGGCGACCGGCGCACCTTCGGCCGCCTCCGCTTGGGCGCAACGATCGACCCCGTCCCCACGGAGGACGAGATCCACAAGGCGATGCTCGGCGAAGTGGAGTGGACGCGCTACAAGGCGGGCTACCGTAAAAAAACAAGCAACGCGTTCGATAAGGAGCTCACCAGCTACCACGCCAACCACGGCGAGTACCCCGCCGACCTGGGCGAGCTGAGACGCGAGATCCCCAGCACACGATTTTTTAAGGTCTCTCCGCGGGATGCCGGCCACAAGGAGCTTTGGTACGATCCCGAGCTGGGGCGGCTCTACCTCAAGCCGGTCGGGGCCGATGTCCCTTAAAAGCGCCGCTGCAACCCGCCTCCACACCGTTCCACGGGCCCTGCGCCGCGAGCCGCTCCCCTCCCCCGCCGATGCCCCCCACCTGCCCCAGCCGCGGCTTCTGCCCCACACGCGTCGCCGTGTGGGGGCTTCTCGCCGGGGCCGCCCTGCTGGGTGGGGTGCTCTCGGCGTCGGCCGCCTCCGACGAAGCCGGCGCCGCGCTGACGCACAACACCGTGCGGCTCGCCCTGGCGTTCTACCTGGCGGCGCTGCTGTTGATGCCGCGGCTCGGCGCCGCCGGCTGGCGGGCCGAGACGCTCGCCGGCGCCGCCGCGCGGCAGTGCTGGGCGTGGGGCGCCGCGGCGTTCGTCGTCCACCTGGCGATGGCGTTCCACTTCTACCACCACTGGTCGCACGCTCACGCCGTGGCCCAC
Coding sequences within:
- a CDS encoding MlaE family ABC transporter permease, which codes for MDANQPTRRGGLLSAAADAIVDLGALLILWIEGVGDITIFAGRTVSWLLTRLPSRALIVDSFYQVGVRSLPVVALTGTFIGMVLAVQAYFQFSRFGMETRLGVMINLSMFRELGPVLAATMLAGRVGSSIAAELGTMRVTEQIDALSSMGANPIRHLVAPRFLACLLMIPSLTIMAMFMGVVGGAFYCIYVFQVDPYFYFHNSQDGTSPWDLFYGVFKSVFFGAAIAIISCYRGFNCAPGAEGVGRASTSAFVTSFVVILALDLLLSVFLDNVYFFLWPDEIN
- a CDS encoding DUF1559 family PulG-like putative transporter translates to MLRAPSGFSRTDLLGAVLAALLLGSLLLPALAATSGNADRTFCLQQMRTLGLAMFRHHDAFLALPLASSQPFDHAPGSADPKRGAGYSWLAKMMPFIEENVFYDRLSRASDRFQKAPFDADLLLTPPYDETRPYEVEFSRLVCPAYGGESRVAGEHDYAGLAGLPPAVSSYHAFAGSHLYRTEDGVLLDDPEQELVGGAHSGNGLIAFPGLVGGRVNKRGRSYAAVTDGRRHTLVFAETIEPAYSALIDGQAAWMVASWPAAEPPTLQPREGGEKQLTWADPGAGARLTSLRDRSFDAAADPYLKASYWKGAHDRRWGPSSNHPGVVGHAFADGSVRTVSTDVDPNLYVRLVTPSGSDDGRQGDLGLPSADRPRSARPIPAVQLSKLPWSPIEWSPLYIGDLELRFPQDLSLERFRPDKLDRNIAHYGGDSRVFSRVDYLRNESAFLLVVAEKYAEMASSAIYGQLSKALQSPGEKALDSSPKRVLWSKEAEWDGGSARFEFELVDADGATPPRLLIRLVADAVPAGGGGPRAKLTPEGTTYFAVDAAPRSVVPRAIRGYRITPFGEHEFVCTPGDDGSLAVAVLAPPGSLHADWRLVVRAPAGTKLTKGSYKDAVGYGTPAAQSHDGRSSMRFSADMRVVEESTGWFDVHEIAYSPDGRGVERLSLDFVSIEPGDRRTFGRLRLGATIDPVPTEDEIHKAMLGEVEWTRYKAGYRKKTSNAFDKELTSYHANHGEYPADLGELRREIPSTRFFKVSPRDAGHKELWYDPELGRLYLKPVGADVP